A region from the Palaemon carinicauda isolate YSFRI2023 chromosome 9, ASM3689809v2, whole genome shotgun sequence genome encodes:
- the LOC137647104 gene encoding membrane progestin receptor gamma-like encodes MFSGIGYITGRLREAKKLTEGRLKEAGRLMEMSHLPVKRVDEVSETLREPGIITGYRNENCSVLQAMVSLFNYNNETVNFWTHFFAFLYFLWLLISFSTIMPLFDDEYYYPLTCYLFASCAYPLMSCLAHAFSCLSLTALHICYFIDYAAISMYTWSVAVIYYFYSFPMHLMGTWYSQVFLPVAVLNSLLATFCASSSRFFKTSGIQKVLRIVAFVLPFVWDSAPLIIRLYNCDYENDSCADSGIYHIHQFLCVGVAFFFYGSHLPERIAPGCFDYVGHSHNLLHVFSILATNEQMRAIIIDLQLQQDKLQNLQWMPTSTWSTIASPLVFLLNILLVLILAYSLFNHRHCCKQPSINCVSRSIMPKSTVQVKTDGIEAKKNK; translated from the coding sequence atgttttctGGTATTGGATATATAACTGGCCGTCTGAGGGAAGCCAAGAAGCTGACAGAAGGTAGGCTCAAGGAAGCTGGACGTCTGATGGAGATGAGTCACTTGCCTGTGAAAAGAGTGGATGAAGTTTCTGAAACCTTACGAGAACCTGGGATTATCACTGGGTATAGAAATGAGAACTGCTCTGTATTGCAAGCAATGGTTTCCCTTTTTAATTACAACAATGAAACTGTCAATTTCTGGACTCATTTTTTTGCCTTTTTGTATTTCTTATGGTTACTTATATCCTTTTCCACCATCATGCCTCTttttgatgatgaatattattatccTTTGACATGTTACTTGTTTGCTTCCTGTGCTTATCCACTTATGAGTTGTTTGGCTCATGCCTTTTCTTGTCTGTCCTTGACAGCATTGCATATTTGCTACTTCATTGATTATGCAGCTATCTCGATGTATACATGGTCTGTTGCTgtaatatattatttctattctttcCCTATGCATTTGATGGGAACTTGGTATTCACAGGTCTTCCTTCCAGTAGCTGTACTGAACTCTCTCCTTGCAACATTCTGTGCCTCCTCATCCCGTTTCTTTAAGACATCTGGAATCCAAAAGGTTTTAAGAATTGTTGCATTTGTTTTGCCATTTGTGTGGGATTCAGCCCCATTAATAATCAGGTTATACAACTGTGATTATGAAAATGATTCTTGTGCTGATTCAGGTATTTATCACATTCACCAGTTTTTGTGTGTGGGCGTTGCTTTCTTTTTCTACGGATCACACCTTCCAGAACGTATTGCACCCGGTTGCTTTGATTATGTCGGGCATTCACATAACTTACTTCATGTTTTCAGTATTCTAGCTACTAATGAACAAATGCGTGCCATAATTATTGATCTGCAGCTACAGCAGGACAAATTGCAGAATCTGCAGTGGATGCCTACTAGTACATGGTCAACTATAGCTTCACCATTAGTGTTCCTCTTGAACATTTTgcttgtattaattctagcttaTTCCTTATTCAATCACAGACACTGTTGTAAACAGCCAAGCATCAACTGTGTATCTCGGTCAATTATGCCTAAATCTACTGTTCAAGTAAAGACAGATGGCATTGAGGCAAAGAAAAACAAATGA